From the Gasterosteus aculeatus chromosome 13, fGasAcu3.hap1.1, whole genome shotgun sequence genome, one window contains:
- the add2 gene encoding beta-adducin isoform X1, giving the protein MSKSPSPKGTPVQRSPSDGLPEGLVSPQHSTPSSGPPHKKHISSLLQSPSFREELDVLIQEQMKKGGSSSNLWALRQLADFMASHGSPASLPVSPSNMMMVTPINDLQSWEPGSMVKGERLMRCKLASVHRLFDLYGWAQISRTCLTLRVSKEQEHFLVLPDGLAYSEVTGSSLVKVNVLGETVERGSTNLGVDSEKFSLHSAIYSARPDIRCLLHLHTPSTAAVSAMKCGLLPLSHEALLVGDVAYYDYNGVMAEEEDRVELQKSLGPTCKVLVLRNHGIVALGESVEEAFYSIYHIQAACQIQVSALCCAGGEHNLIMLDRTTHKPNAAGTVGWAGSTFGPLTKSRIGEHEFEALMRTLDNLGYRTGYAYRFPVLLERSRTRREVEVPPTATAFHQFDDDGVHPALRQHPFAQRQQQERTRWLNTPNSYQKVSQEQASPGHQRSTWLKAEEVTQAGSTAIKMENQNQFVPLFTNPREVIETRNKIRQQNRQDMKTAGPQSQVLAGVITVDSPPSPVNPPNVPPEPEPPNPFNQLTDQELEEYRKEVQKKQDGGTNAGGEGGEEVANDQECPPATSPAKGPAPSPPPLSGEAKPDTPAMQNGGEEEKQTTEELEKGMKALSTNDTSSPPAAALPPKPQGGTPEGSPSKSPTKKKKKFKPPSFLKKSKKQKEKAET; this is encoded by the exons ATGAGCAAGTCCCCCAGCCCCAAAGGCACCCCGGTGCAGCGCAGCCCCAGTGATGGGCTCCCCGAGGGCCTCGTGTCTCCTCAGCACTCCACACCCAGCTCCGGACCCCCGCATAAGAAACACATCTCCAGCCTTCTTCAGAGTCCG tcattCAGGGAGGAGCTGGATGTGCTGATCCAGGAGCAGATGAAGAAGGGCGGCAGCTCCTCCAACCTGTgggctctgaggcagctggctGATTTCATGGCCTCGCACGGCTCCCCAGCCTCCCTTCCCGTCTCCCCCTCCA ACATGATGATGGTGACGCCCATCAACGACCTGCAGAGCTGGGAGCCCGGCAGCATGGTGAAGGGCGAGAGGTTGATGCGCTGCAAGCTGGCCAGCGTCCATCGCCTGTTTGACCTGTACGGCTGGGCCCAGATCAGCCGCACCTGCCTCACC CTGCGCGTCAGCAAAGAACAGGAGCACTTCTTGGTGCTTCCAGACGGCCTGGCCTACAGCGAGGTGACCGGGTCCAGTCTG GTGAAGGTGAACGTGCTGGGGGAGACGGTGGAGAGGGGCAGCACCAACCTGGGCGTGGACTCCGAGAAGTTCAGCCTGCACTCCGCCATCTACTCGGCCCGGCCGGATATCCGCTGTCTGCTTCACCTCCACACGCCGTCCACGGCCGCG GTTTCGGCGATGAAGTGCGGCCTCCTGCCTCTGTCCCACGAGGCTCTGCTGGTCGGTGATGTCGCCTATTACGACTACAATGGAGTcatggcggaggaggaggacagagtggAGCTGCAGAAGAGCCTCGGCCCGACCTGTAAG gttctggtgcTGAGGAATCACGGCATCGTGGCTCTGGGAGAGTCCGTGGAGGAGGCCTTCTATTCCATCTACCACATCCAGGCTGCCTGCCAGATCCAg GTGTCGGCTTTGTGCTGTGCCGGTGGTGAACACAACCTGATAATGCTGGACAGAACCACCCACAAACCCAACGCAGCCGGCACCGTGGGCTGGGCCGGCTCCACCTTCGGACCGCTGACCAAGAGCCGCATCGGGGAGCACGAGTTCGAGGCCCTCATGAGAACCCTGGACAACTTG GGCTATCGTACAGGCTACGCCTACCGCTTCCCCGTGCTGCTGGAGCGCTCGCGGACgcggagggaggtggaggtgccCCCGACCGCCACGGCTTTCCACCAGTTCGATGACGACGGGGTCCACCCGGCTCTGAGGCAGCACCCGTTTgctcagcggcagcagcaggagaggacTCGGTGGCTCAACACCCCAAACTCCTACCAAAAAGTCAGCCAGGAGCAAGCCAGCCCGGGACACCAGCGCAGCACT TGGCTGAAGGCAGAAGAGGTAACTCAAGCCGGCAGCACGGCCATCAAGATGGAGAACCAAAACCAGTTTGTGCCTCTTTTCACCAACCCTCGAGAGGTGATTGAGACACGGAACAAG ATCCGACAGCAGAACCGTCAGGACATGAAGACAGCAGGACCACAGTCTCAAGTCCTCGCCGGCGTCATAACGGTCGACAGCCCTCCG TCTCCGGTGAACCCACCTAACGTCCCGCCGGAGCCGGAACCCCCCAACCCCTTCAACCAGCTGACAgaccaggagctggaggagtacCGAAAGGAGGTGCAGAAGAAACAGGACGGAGGGACCAATG ccggaggagaaggag GGGAGGAGGTGGCAAACGACCAGGAGTGTCCCCCTGCTACCTCCCCCGCAAAGGGCCCTGCgcccagcccccctcccctctcag GGGAGGCAAAGCCCGACACTCCGGCCATGCAGAACgggggcgaggaggagaagcagacgACGGAGGAACTGGAGAAAGGGATGAAGGCGCTTTCGACCAACGACACCTCCTCCCCGCCCGCCGCCGCCCTGCCGCCGAAACCGCAAGGCGGCACCCCGGAGGGCTCGCCCTCCAAGTCCccgaccaagaagaagaagaagttcaaGCCGCCGTCGTTCCTGAAAAAGAGCaagaagcagaaggagaaagCGGAGACCTGA
- the add2 gene encoding beta-adducin isoform X5, translating into MSKSPSPKGTPVQRSPSDGLPEGLVSPQHSTPSSGPPHKKHISSLLQSPSFREELDVLIQEQMKKGGSSSNLWALRQLADFMASHGSPASLPVSPSNMMMVTPINDLQSWEPGSMVKGERLMRCKLASVHRLFDLYGWAQISRTCLTLRVSKEQEHFLVLPDGLAYSEVTGSSLVKVNVLGETVERGSTNLGVDSEKFSLHSAIYSARPDIRCLLHLHTPSTAAVSAMKCGLLPLSHEALLVGDVAYYDYNGVMAEEEDRVELQKSLGPTCKVLVLRNHGIVALGESVEEAFYSIYHIQAACQIQVSALCCAGGEHNLIMLDRTTHKPNAAGTVGWAGSTFGPLTKSRIGEHEFEALMRTLDNLGYRTGYAYRFPVLLERSRTRREVEVPPTATAFHQFDDDGVHPALRQHPFAQRQQQERTRWLNTPNSYQKVSQEQASPGHQRSTWLKAEEVTQAGSTAIKMENQNQFVPLFTNPREVIETRNKIRQQNRQDMKTAGPQSQVLAGVITVDSPPSPVNPPNVPPEPEPPNPFNQLTDQELEEYRKEVQKKQDGGTNGEEVANDQECPPATSPAKGPAPSPPPLSGHTAAALVLSR; encoded by the exons ATGAGCAAGTCCCCCAGCCCCAAAGGCACCCCGGTGCAGCGCAGCCCCAGTGATGGGCTCCCCGAGGGCCTCGTGTCTCCTCAGCACTCCACACCCAGCTCCGGACCCCCGCATAAGAAACACATCTCCAGCCTTCTTCAGAGTCCG tcattCAGGGAGGAGCTGGATGTGCTGATCCAGGAGCAGATGAAGAAGGGCGGCAGCTCCTCCAACCTGTgggctctgaggcagctggctGATTTCATGGCCTCGCACGGCTCCCCAGCCTCCCTTCCCGTCTCCCCCTCCA ACATGATGATGGTGACGCCCATCAACGACCTGCAGAGCTGGGAGCCCGGCAGCATGGTGAAGGGCGAGAGGTTGATGCGCTGCAAGCTGGCCAGCGTCCATCGCCTGTTTGACCTGTACGGCTGGGCCCAGATCAGCCGCACCTGCCTCACC CTGCGCGTCAGCAAAGAACAGGAGCACTTCTTGGTGCTTCCAGACGGCCTGGCCTACAGCGAGGTGACCGGGTCCAGTCTG GTGAAGGTGAACGTGCTGGGGGAGACGGTGGAGAGGGGCAGCACCAACCTGGGCGTGGACTCCGAGAAGTTCAGCCTGCACTCCGCCATCTACTCGGCCCGGCCGGATATCCGCTGTCTGCTTCACCTCCACACGCCGTCCACGGCCGCG GTTTCGGCGATGAAGTGCGGCCTCCTGCCTCTGTCCCACGAGGCTCTGCTGGTCGGTGATGTCGCCTATTACGACTACAATGGAGTcatggcggaggaggaggacagagtggAGCTGCAGAAGAGCCTCGGCCCGACCTGTAAG gttctggtgcTGAGGAATCACGGCATCGTGGCTCTGGGAGAGTCCGTGGAGGAGGCCTTCTATTCCATCTACCACATCCAGGCTGCCTGCCAGATCCAg GTGTCGGCTTTGTGCTGTGCCGGTGGTGAACACAACCTGATAATGCTGGACAGAACCACCCACAAACCCAACGCAGCCGGCACCGTGGGCTGGGCCGGCTCCACCTTCGGACCGCTGACCAAGAGCCGCATCGGGGAGCACGAGTTCGAGGCCCTCATGAGAACCCTGGACAACTTG GGCTATCGTACAGGCTACGCCTACCGCTTCCCCGTGCTGCTGGAGCGCTCGCGGACgcggagggaggtggaggtgccCCCGACCGCCACGGCTTTCCACCAGTTCGATGACGACGGGGTCCACCCGGCTCTGAGGCAGCACCCGTTTgctcagcggcagcagcaggagaggacTCGGTGGCTCAACACCCCAAACTCCTACCAAAAAGTCAGCCAGGAGCAAGCCAGCCCGGGACACCAGCGCAGCACT TGGCTGAAGGCAGAAGAGGTAACTCAAGCCGGCAGCACGGCCATCAAGATGGAGAACCAAAACCAGTTTGTGCCTCTTTTCACCAACCCTCGAGAGGTGATTGAGACACGGAACAAG ATCCGACAGCAGAACCGTCAGGACATGAAGACAGCAGGACCACAGTCTCAAGTCCTCGCCGGCGTCATAACGGTCGACAGCCCTCCG TCTCCGGTGAACCCACCTAACGTCCCGCCGGAGCCGGAACCCCCCAACCCCTTCAACCAGCTGACAgaccaggagctggaggagtacCGAAAGGAGGTGCAGAAGAAACAGGACGGAGGGACCAATG GGGAGGAGGTGGCAAACGACCAGGAGTGTCCCCCTGCTACCTCCCCCGCAAAGGGCCCTGCgcccagcccccctcccctctcag GGCACACCGCCGCTGCTCTGGTCTTGTCTCGCTA G
- the add2 gene encoding beta-adducin isoform X2, whose amino-acid sequence MSKSPSPKGTPVQRSPSDGLPEGLVSPQHSTPSSGPPHKKHISSLLQSPSFREELDVLIQEQMKKGGSSSNLWALRQLADFMASHGSPASLPVSPSNMMMVTPINDLQSWEPGSMVKGERLMRCKLASVHRLFDLYGWAQISRTCLTLRVSKEQEHFLVLPDGLAYSEVTGSSLVKVNVLGETVERGSTNLGVDSEKFSLHSAIYSARPDIRCLLHLHTPSTAAVSAMKCGLLPLSHEALLVGDVAYYDYNGVMAEEEDRVELQKSLGPTCKVLVLRNHGIVALGESVEEAFYSIYHIQAACQIQVSALCCAGGEHNLIMLDRTTHKPNAAGTVGWAGSTFGPLTKSRIGEHEFEALMRTLDNLGYRTGYAYRFPVLLERSRTRREVEVPPTATAFHQFDDDGVHPALRQHPFAQRQQQERTRWLNTPNSYQKVSQEQASPGHQRSTWLKAEEVTQAGSTAIKMENQNQFVPLFTNPREVIETRNKIRQQNRQDMKTAGPQSQVLAGVITVDSPPSPVNPPNVPPEPEPPNPFNQLTDQELEEYRKEVQKKQDGGTNGEEVANDQECPPATSPAKGPAPSPPPLSGEAKPDTPAMQNGGEEEKQTTEELEKGMKALSTNDTSSPPAAALPPKPQGGTPEGSPSKSPTKKKKKFKPPSFLKKSKKQKEKAET is encoded by the exons ATGAGCAAGTCCCCCAGCCCCAAAGGCACCCCGGTGCAGCGCAGCCCCAGTGATGGGCTCCCCGAGGGCCTCGTGTCTCCTCAGCACTCCACACCCAGCTCCGGACCCCCGCATAAGAAACACATCTCCAGCCTTCTTCAGAGTCCG tcattCAGGGAGGAGCTGGATGTGCTGATCCAGGAGCAGATGAAGAAGGGCGGCAGCTCCTCCAACCTGTgggctctgaggcagctggctGATTTCATGGCCTCGCACGGCTCCCCAGCCTCCCTTCCCGTCTCCCCCTCCA ACATGATGATGGTGACGCCCATCAACGACCTGCAGAGCTGGGAGCCCGGCAGCATGGTGAAGGGCGAGAGGTTGATGCGCTGCAAGCTGGCCAGCGTCCATCGCCTGTTTGACCTGTACGGCTGGGCCCAGATCAGCCGCACCTGCCTCACC CTGCGCGTCAGCAAAGAACAGGAGCACTTCTTGGTGCTTCCAGACGGCCTGGCCTACAGCGAGGTGACCGGGTCCAGTCTG GTGAAGGTGAACGTGCTGGGGGAGACGGTGGAGAGGGGCAGCACCAACCTGGGCGTGGACTCCGAGAAGTTCAGCCTGCACTCCGCCATCTACTCGGCCCGGCCGGATATCCGCTGTCTGCTTCACCTCCACACGCCGTCCACGGCCGCG GTTTCGGCGATGAAGTGCGGCCTCCTGCCTCTGTCCCACGAGGCTCTGCTGGTCGGTGATGTCGCCTATTACGACTACAATGGAGTcatggcggaggaggaggacagagtggAGCTGCAGAAGAGCCTCGGCCCGACCTGTAAG gttctggtgcTGAGGAATCACGGCATCGTGGCTCTGGGAGAGTCCGTGGAGGAGGCCTTCTATTCCATCTACCACATCCAGGCTGCCTGCCAGATCCAg GTGTCGGCTTTGTGCTGTGCCGGTGGTGAACACAACCTGATAATGCTGGACAGAACCACCCACAAACCCAACGCAGCCGGCACCGTGGGCTGGGCCGGCTCCACCTTCGGACCGCTGACCAAGAGCCGCATCGGGGAGCACGAGTTCGAGGCCCTCATGAGAACCCTGGACAACTTG GGCTATCGTACAGGCTACGCCTACCGCTTCCCCGTGCTGCTGGAGCGCTCGCGGACgcggagggaggtggaggtgccCCCGACCGCCACGGCTTTCCACCAGTTCGATGACGACGGGGTCCACCCGGCTCTGAGGCAGCACCCGTTTgctcagcggcagcagcaggagaggacTCGGTGGCTCAACACCCCAAACTCCTACCAAAAAGTCAGCCAGGAGCAAGCCAGCCCGGGACACCAGCGCAGCACT TGGCTGAAGGCAGAAGAGGTAACTCAAGCCGGCAGCACGGCCATCAAGATGGAGAACCAAAACCAGTTTGTGCCTCTTTTCACCAACCCTCGAGAGGTGATTGAGACACGGAACAAG ATCCGACAGCAGAACCGTCAGGACATGAAGACAGCAGGACCACAGTCTCAAGTCCTCGCCGGCGTCATAACGGTCGACAGCCCTCCG TCTCCGGTGAACCCACCTAACGTCCCGCCGGAGCCGGAACCCCCCAACCCCTTCAACCAGCTGACAgaccaggagctggaggagtacCGAAAGGAGGTGCAGAAGAAACAGGACGGAGGGACCAATG GGGAGGAGGTGGCAAACGACCAGGAGTGTCCCCCTGCTACCTCCCCCGCAAAGGGCCCTGCgcccagcccccctcccctctcag GGGAGGCAAAGCCCGACACTCCGGCCATGCAGAACgggggcgaggaggagaagcagacgACGGAGGAACTGGAGAAAGGGATGAAGGCGCTTTCGACCAACGACACCTCCTCCCCGCCCGCCGCCGCCCTGCCGCCGAAACCGCAAGGCGGCACCCCGGAGGGCTCGCCCTCCAAGTCCccgaccaagaagaagaagaagttcaaGCCGCCGTCGTTCCTGAAAAAGAGCaagaagcagaaggagaaagCGGAGACCTGA
- the add2 gene encoding beta-adducin isoform X6 → MSKSPSPKGTPVQRSPSDGLPEGLVSPQHSTPSSGPPHKKHISSLLQSPSFREELDVLIQEQMKKGGSSSNLWALRQLADFMASHGSPASLPVSPSNMMMVTPINDLQSWEPGSMVKGERLMRCKLASVHRLFDLYGWAQISRTCLTLRVSKEQEHFLVLPDGLAYSEVTGSSLVKVNVLGETVERGSTNLGVDSEKFSLHSAIYSARPDIRCLLHLHTPSTAAVSAMKCGLLPLSHEALLVGDVAYYDYNGVMAEEEDRVELQKSLGPTCKVLVLRNHGIVALGESVEEAFYSIYHIQAACQIQVSALCCAGGEHNLIMLDRTTHKPNAAGTVGWAGSTFGPLTKSRIGEHEFEALMRTLDNLGYRTGYAYRFPVLLERSRTRREVEVPPTATAFHQFDDDGVHPALRQHPFAQRQQQERTRWLNTPNSYQKVSQEQASPGHQRSTWLKAEEVTQAGSTAIKMENQNQFVPLFTNPREVIETRNKIRQQNRQDMKTAGPQSQVLAGVITVDSPPSPVNPPNVPPEPEPPNPFNQLTDQELEEYRKEVQKKQDGGTNGHTAAALVLSR, encoded by the exons ATGAGCAAGTCCCCCAGCCCCAAAGGCACCCCGGTGCAGCGCAGCCCCAGTGATGGGCTCCCCGAGGGCCTCGTGTCTCCTCAGCACTCCACACCCAGCTCCGGACCCCCGCATAAGAAACACATCTCCAGCCTTCTTCAGAGTCCG tcattCAGGGAGGAGCTGGATGTGCTGATCCAGGAGCAGATGAAGAAGGGCGGCAGCTCCTCCAACCTGTgggctctgaggcagctggctGATTTCATGGCCTCGCACGGCTCCCCAGCCTCCCTTCCCGTCTCCCCCTCCA ACATGATGATGGTGACGCCCATCAACGACCTGCAGAGCTGGGAGCCCGGCAGCATGGTGAAGGGCGAGAGGTTGATGCGCTGCAAGCTGGCCAGCGTCCATCGCCTGTTTGACCTGTACGGCTGGGCCCAGATCAGCCGCACCTGCCTCACC CTGCGCGTCAGCAAAGAACAGGAGCACTTCTTGGTGCTTCCAGACGGCCTGGCCTACAGCGAGGTGACCGGGTCCAGTCTG GTGAAGGTGAACGTGCTGGGGGAGACGGTGGAGAGGGGCAGCACCAACCTGGGCGTGGACTCCGAGAAGTTCAGCCTGCACTCCGCCATCTACTCGGCCCGGCCGGATATCCGCTGTCTGCTTCACCTCCACACGCCGTCCACGGCCGCG GTTTCGGCGATGAAGTGCGGCCTCCTGCCTCTGTCCCACGAGGCTCTGCTGGTCGGTGATGTCGCCTATTACGACTACAATGGAGTcatggcggaggaggaggacagagtggAGCTGCAGAAGAGCCTCGGCCCGACCTGTAAG gttctggtgcTGAGGAATCACGGCATCGTGGCTCTGGGAGAGTCCGTGGAGGAGGCCTTCTATTCCATCTACCACATCCAGGCTGCCTGCCAGATCCAg GTGTCGGCTTTGTGCTGTGCCGGTGGTGAACACAACCTGATAATGCTGGACAGAACCACCCACAAACCCAACGCAGCCGGCACCGTGGGCTGGGCCGGCTCCACCTTCGGACCGCTGACCAAGAGCCGCATCGGGGAGCACGAGTTCGAGGCCCTCATGAGAACCCTGGACAACTTG GGCTATCGTACAGGCTACGCCTACCGCTTCCCCGTGCTGCTGGAGCGCTCGCGGACgcggagggaggtggaggtgccCCCGACCGCCACGGCTTTCCACCAGTTCGATGACGACGGGGTCCACCCGGCTCTGAGGCAGCACCCGTTTgctcagcggcagcagcaggagaggacTCGGTGGCTCAACACCCCAAACTCCTACCAAAAAGTCAGCCAGGAGCAAGCCAGCCCGGGACACCAGCGCAGCACT TGGCTGAAGGCAGAAGAGGTAACTCAAGCCGGCAGCACGGCCATCAAGATGGAGAACCAAAACCAGTTTGTGCCTCTTTTCACCAACCCTCGAGAGGTGATTGAGACACGGAACAAG ATCCGACAGCAGAACCGTCAGGACATGAAGACAGCAGGACCACAGTCTCAAGTCCTCGCCGGCGTCATAACGGTCGACAGCCCTCCG TCTCCGGTGAACCCACCTAACGTCCCGCCGGAGCCGGAACCCCCCAACCCCTTCAACCAGCTGACAgaccaggagctggaggagtacCGAAAGGAGGTGCAGAAGAAACAGGACGGAGGGACCAATG GGCACACCGCCGCTGCTCTGGTCTTGTCTCGCTA G
- the add2 gene encoding beta-adducin isoform X3, translating to MSKSPSPKGTPVQRSPSDGLPEGLVSPQHSTPSSGPPHKKHISSLLQSPSFREELDVLIQEQMKKGGSSSNLWALRQLADFMASHGSPASLPVSPSNMMMVTPINDLQSWEPGSMVKGERLMRCKLASVHRLFDLYGWAQISRTCLTLRVSKEQEHFLVLPDGLAYSEVTGSSLVKVNVLGETVERGSTNLGVDSEKFSLHSAIYSARPDIRCLLHLHTPSTAAVSAMKCGLLPLSHEALLVGDVAYYDYNGVMAEEEDRVELQKSLGPTCKVLVLRNHGIVALGESVEEAFYSIYHIQAACQIQVSALCCAGGEHNLIMLDRTTHKPNAAGTVGWAGSTFGPLTKSRIGEHEFEALMRTLDNLGYRTGYAYRFPVLLERSRTRREVEVPPTATAFHQFDDDGVHPALRQHPFAQRQQQERTRWLNTPNSYQKVSQEQASPGHQRSTWLKAEEVTQAGSTAIKMENQNQFVPLFTNPREVIETRNKIRQQNRQDMKTAGPQSQVLAGVITVDSPPSPVNPPNVPPEPEPPNPFNQLTDQELEEYRKEVQKKQDGGTNGEAKPDTPAMQNGGEEEKQTTEELEKGMKALSTNDTSSPPAAALPPKPQGGTPEGSPSKSPTKKKKKFKPPSFLKKSKKQKEKAET from the exons ATGAGCAAGTCCCCCAGCCCCAAAGGCACCCCGGTGCAGCGCAGCCCCAGTGATGGGCTCCCCGAGGGCCTCGTGTCTCCTCAGCACTCCACACCCAGCTCCGGACCCCCGCATAAGAAACACATCTCCAGCCTTCTTCAGAGTCCG tcattCAGGGAGGAGCTGGATGTGCTGATCCAGGAGCAGATGAAGAAGGGCGGCAGCTCCTCCAACCTGTgggctctgaggcagctggctGATTTCATGGCCTCGCACGGCTCCCCAGCCTCCCTTCCCGTCTCCCCCTCCA ACATGATGATGGTGACGCCCATCAACGACCTGCAGAGCTGGGAGCCCGGCAGCATGGTGAAGGGCGAGAGGTTGATGCGCTGCAAGCTGGCCAGCGTCCATCGCCTGTTTGACCTGTACGGCTGGGCCCAGATCAGCCGCACCTGCCTCACC CTGCGCGTCAGCAAAGAACAGGAGCACTTCTTGGTGCTTCCAGACGGCCTGGCCTACAGCGAGGTGACCGGGTCCAGTCTG GTGAAGGTGAACGTGCTGGGGGAGACGGTGGAGAGGGGCAGCACCAACCTGGGCGTGGACTCCGAGAAGTTCAGCCTGCACTCCGCCATCTACTCGGCCCGGCCGGATATCCGCTGTCTGCTTCACCTCCACACGCCGTCCACGGCCGCG GTTTCGGCGATGAAGTGCGGCCTCCTGCCTCTGTCCCACGAGGCTCTGCTGGTCGGTGATGTCGCCTATTACGACTACAATGGAGTcatggcggaggaggaggacagagtggAGCTGCAGAAGAGCCTCGGCCCGACCTGTAAG gttctggtgcTGAGGAATCACGGCATCGTGGCTCTGGGAGAGTCCGTGGAGGAGGCCTTCTATTCCATCTACCACATCCAGGCTGCCTGCCAGATCCAg GTGTCGGCTTTGTGCTGTGCCGGTGGTGAACACAACCTGATAATGCTGGACAGAACCACCCACAAACCCAACGCAGCCGGCACCGTGGGCTGGGCCGGCTCCACCTTCGGACCGCTGACCAAGAGCCGCATCGGGGAGCACGAGTTCGAGGCCCTCATGAGAACCCTGGACAACTTG GGCTATCGTACAGGCTACGCCTACCGCTTCCCCGTGCTGCTGGAGCGCTCGCGGACgcggagggaggtggaggtgccCCCGACCGCCACGGCTTTCCACCAGTTCGATGACGACGGGGTCCACCCGGCTCTGAGGCAGCACCCGTTTgctcagcggcagcagcaggagaggacTCGGTGGCTCAACACCCCAAACTCCTACCAAAAAGTCAGCCAGGAGCAAGCCAGCCCGGGACACCAGCGCAGCACT TGGCTGAAGGCAGAAGAGGTAACTCAAGCCGGCAGCACGGCCATCAAGATGGAGAACCAAAACCAGTTTGTGCCTCTTTTCACCAACCCTCGAGAGGTGATTGAGACACGGAACAAG ATCCGACAGCAGAACCGTCAGGACATGAAGACAGCAGGACCACAGTCTCAAGTCCTCGCCGGCGTCATAACGGTCGACAGCCCTCCG TCTCCGGTGAACCCACCTAACGTCCCGCCGGAGCCGGAACCCCCCAACCCCTTCAACCAGCTGACAgaccaggagctggaggagtacCGAAAGGAGGTGCAGAAGAAACAGGACGGAGGGACCAATG GGGAGGCAAAGCCCGACACTCCGGCCATGCAGAACgggggcgaggaggagaagcagacgACGGAGGAACTGGAGAAAGGGATGAAGGCGCTTTCGACCAACGACACCTCCTCCCCGCCCGCCGCCGCCCTGCCGCCGAAACCGCAAGGCGGCACCCCGGAGGGCTCGCCCTCCAAGTCCccgaccaagaagaagaagaagttcaaGCCGCCGTCGTTCCTGAAAAAGAGCaagaagcagaaggagaaagCGGAGACCTGA